CGGTATTGCGGGTGTACTGAACGTGTCCTGGGCAGTCGGCAAGAATAAAGGAACGCTTGTCGGTAGAGAAGTAACGGTAGGCCACGTCGATGGTGATGCCCTGCTCGCGTTCGGCGCGCAGACCATCGGTCACTAGGGCAAGGTCAAGAGTACCGTCGGCACCGCCGAAGCCTCGCTCAGCGCTGGTACGGGCAATGTCGTCCAGTGAGTCGGCAAGGATCGCTTTGGCATCGTGCAGGAGTCGGCCAACCAGGGTGGACTTGCCGTCGTCGACCGAACCGGCGGTAGCAATGCGCAAAAGTGTGGTGGTCATTTCTAGAAGTATCCTTCGGTCTTGCGGTCTTCCATTCCCGCGGCGGAAATGCGGTCATCGGCGCGGGTGGCTCCACGTTCGGTGACGGTGGCGATAGCTAATTCGTCGAGCACCTTGGCGACGGTGTCGGCTTCTGAGAGCACTGCGCCGGTGCAGCTGGCATCGCCCACGGTGCGGTAACGAACCTGCTTGATGACTACTGGCTCGTCTTCATTGGGCTGGCTGACCGGGGTGAGAGCCCGCCACATGCCATCGCGTTCGAAGACCTGGCGACAATGCGCAAAGTAGATCGAAGGAAGCTCAATGTTTTCGCGTTGGATATATGCCCAGATATCGCGTTCGGTCCAGTTGGAAATGGGGAAAGCGCGTACGTGCCAGTCCGGCTCATGACGGCCGTTGTACAGGCTCCAAATTTCAGGGCGCTGATTGCGTGGATCCCAAACACCGAACTCGTCACGCAAAGATAGGATGCGCTCCTTGGCGCGGGCCTTGTCCTCGTCACGGCGAGCCCCACCAAAGACAACATCAAATCCGTTGTTTTCAATGGTGTCCAACAGGACGCGGGTCTGCAGTCGGTTACGGGTTCCATCGGGCAATTCGGTCAATTCACCGCGGTCGATGTATTCCTGTACCGAACCGACCACGAGGTTCAGACCGTACTTCTGTACGACCGAATCACGGAAATTGAGTACTTCCGCGAAGTTGTGGCCGGTGTCGATGTGCACCACAGGGATGGGAACGCGCAGGGGTGCCACGGCCTTGGCCAGTAAGTGCAGAACCACAACGGAGTCTTTACCGCCGGAGAAGAGCAGACCTGGCTTCTCAAATTCGGCGAGTACTTCGCGGATGATGTGAATGGATTCGGCTTCCAGAGCGTCCAAGACGCTGCGCTGGGTGCCGGTGGGGGCGTTAGCGGTAATAGTCATGGTGTGCTCCTTAGATGTGAAGGCCGCATTCGGTCTTGTTCAGTCCAGCCCAACGGCCAGCACGAGGGTCCTCACCCTCGGCCACCGGGCGGGTGCATGGTTCGCAACCAATGGATGGGTAACCGTTGGAGAGCAGTAGGTTTACTGGGACCTGTTTGTCAGTGGCATAGTCGATCAGCTCATCAAAGCTCCACGGTGCCAAGGGGTTGAACTTGATCAGCCCGTTCTTCTCGTCGAAGGTCACTAGTGGAGTATTGGTGCGTGTCGGTGCTTCATCCCGGCGAACCCCGGTGAACCAGGCGCTGTATCCTTTCAGGGACTTAGCTAGCGGATCGACCTTGCGCATCTGGCAGCACTGGGTCGGGTTACTCGCGAAGAGGTCTTTGCCGTACTTAGCGTCTTGTTCAGCCACGGTCAGTTCTGGCAGCACGTCAACGACATTGACGTCCAAGACGCGGGCGACTTCATCACGGGTGCCATGTGTTTCCACAAAGTGGTAGCCAGTGTCGAGGAAGAGTACATCGACCTTGGGTAGCTGTTCGGAAACTACGTGTGGCAATACCGCGTCAGCCATGGAGCAGGCCACGGCGACTTCAGTGGGGTCCAAATGCTTGGCGGCGAAGGCGACGACCTCGGCAGCAGAGGCGTCCCAGGCAAGTTCTTCGGCGCCTAGCCGCGCGATTTCACGCAGTTCAGCTTCGCTCCGGGTGCGGTTTGGGGTCTGTTGGCTCATTTCAGTTCATCCTCTTCGGCACGGTGGGCCCAGGCGGCGAAGGATTCGCCTTCTGCGGCCGAAGCCGAGTAGTTTTTGACAACACGTTCTACGTATTCGGGGAGTTCGTCGGCGGCGACCTTGAGGCCACGGACCGTGCGGCCCAGGGTGGCTTCACCGTTTTCAAATCC
The nucleotide sequence above comes from Glutamicibacter sp. B1. Encoded proteins:
- the cysD gene encoding sulfate adenylyltransferase subunit CysD; this encodes MTITANAPTGTQRSVLDALEAESIHIIREVLAEFEKPGLLFSGGKDSVVVLHLLAKAVAPLRVPIPVVHIDTGHNFAEVLNFRDSVVQKYGLNLVVGSVQEYIDRGELTELPDGTRNRLQTRVLLDTIENNGFDVVFGGARRDEDKARAKERILSLRDEFGVWDPRNQRPEIWSLYNGRHEPDWHVRAFPISNWTERDIWAYIQRENIELPSIYFAHCRQVFERDGMWRALTPVSQPNEDEPVVIKQVRYRTVGDASCTGAVLSEADTVAKVLDELAIATVTERGATRADDRISAAGMEDRKTEGYF
- a CDS encoding phosphoadenylyl-sulfate reductase; the protein is MSQQTPNRTRSEAELREIARLGAEELAWDASAAEVVAFAAKHLDPTEVAVACSMADAVLPHVVSEQLPKVDVLFLDTGYHFVETHGTRDEVARVLDVNVVDVLPELTVAEQDAKYGKDLFASNPTQCCQMRKVDPLAKSLKGYSAWFTGVRRDEAPTRTNTPLVTFDEKNGLIKFNPLAPWSFDELIDYATDKQVPVNLLLSNGYPSIGCEPCTRPVAEGEDPRAGRWAGLNKTECGLHI